CGCGAGCTGAATGCGGTCGGCGTCACTCGCCTGCACGCGAGGTGTCGCGCGCACCCAACGGCCAGAAACACCCGCCATCACGCTTGCTGTCCACGGGCGTTCGTCCGCAACGAATGATTCACGGATCCCGGGACAGGTCATGCCTCTGCAACCCGTAAGAGAAGAAGATGAGCGGGATCTAGTGAGCAGTCTTGCCACTGAGTGCGTCGGATCGAGAACCACGAAGCAGTGCTGGCACCAACCGCACGAGCAGCACCATCACGACAATCTCCACGAGCGTCTGGGTGACGACCGCCAGCGGAACGATAGCCAGTTCTTCAGGGAGTGCGAGGGCCAGCGGGAGTACGACAAGTGAGTTTCGGGTCACGCCACTGAAGATCACGGAGCTCGTGCCCGGAGAGTCAAGCTTTGCGACCCGACCCGCACCGACGCCCACGAGGAGCATGACGATCGCGAAGGCGGCGTACAGAGGCAGCAACTTCAGAAGCATCAGCGCCTCGCTACCGACTGCGGCGATCTGAGATGCGATGATCACCGCAAGGGTCACCATCATGAGCGGCACCATCGCCGCCGCCATCACCGCTTCGATTCGGCGACCGATCTCATATCGACGAGCGACTGCTTGCACGATGGCCGCTCCGACAAGCGGGATGACGATGAGAATGAGGAACGCCTCGACGAACGGCTCGATCTCGACCAGCCCGGTGAGGTCTGGGCCGGCGATCAGCAACAGATACAGCGGCAATAACAAGATCTGCAGGAGCATCAACAATGGCGTGGCTGCCAACAACCGAGCTTTCGATCCCCGCGCTAAACCAGTGAAGACGATGACGTAGTCGACGCAGGGCGTGAGCAGGACGAGGAGAAGTCCGAAGAACAGCCCCTGGTCATCTTCGACAAACCGAGACAGCCCAAACACAACGATCGGAACGACGACAAAGTTGACGACCACCACGGTGCTCAGGAACTTCCAGTCACGGAAGGCCCCACCGAGCTCGATGACCGGCACGCCAAGGAATGTCGCGAAGAGAAGAAGAGCAAGCACCGGGTTTGTCGCATTCTCGAGGACTGGCGCCACGCCCGGCGTGACAAGTCCGATAATGGCCCCGACAGCGATCGCCAACAGGTAGAGCGCGACCTGATGTGAGTCCCACCAAGAGATCACGCGGCGTATCGACATGGTGGTCACACCACGAAAACGTAGGGGAACCGTACGACGATCGTGACGACAATGAGGGCGTAGTTCGCGACGATGATGGCCACCACAAACGGCTTGAGAGCGAGGCCAAGCGTGCGCGTGGCGGCCCCGCGCCACTGCCCGTGGGCCATCGTGAAAACAACGGTGGTCCACCACAAGGGAATCGTCGCCGCCCACACCACCAAGCAATAAGGACACAGCACTCCGATGACGAATGCGCTCTGCACGAACAGCCACGTGACGAAGGCCCACGCACCGAACAGCCCCAGCACGACAGTTCGCCAGAACCATGGCGCGAATCTGGCGCCAGACAGCAACGCGAGGCCGACGACGATCGGGGCGACGAAACCGGCCACCCCGATCACAGGGTTAGGAAATCCGAGGAGTGACGCCTGCCAACGGTCGAAGAGAGCGCCGCACGAAACAAAGGGACTGATGTCACACGCAAGAGACTCTTGCGGGTACTGCAAAGAACGAAACCTCTCGATCAACAACGCGGTCGACGCTAGCCATCCGATGGCTCCACCGCTGATCAACAAGATCGACAACGGAATCCAGGTGCGCACATCGATCTTGACACGAGCATCAGCCTGAACTTCCACGATCGATGGGTCTCGTATCGCGACCACTCGCCACCTCACCTCTCGCTGCCAGTCTAAGGTTGGTGTCTCAACAGGCGATTCGAAGGTAGACGGGTACGATCGAGGGGTGAGAGCGATGGTCGGAGAGCGCCGTGCAGCGCTCGACGCGCTTGTCGTGGTTCGTCGCCTTCTTCTTGTTCTTGTCGCAGGAATAGTGGTCGTTGTCGGAGCTATGACAGCCGACCACATCGAAATCGTCAGCACACCGGGCAACGACAGCTCTCTAACGGCCGTTGATGTCCGAAACGCGAGTGACGTGACAACCGAGTCGTCGATGCTGACGGTCGGCGACGCCGGCAAGGGTATTGAGCGGTCCACCGCTGATTTGGTGCTTCTGACGTGTTCGATCGTGGCCCTGTTCGTGTTGATTGTCCCCTTCTTCCGAGCTGGACCGACTGCGGGCTCACCGAAACGACGCAGCCAGGATCAAGCAATCCCTCTGCCTCCCGCACACATTCGCATGCTGAGTGATGGGCCTGATCGACTAGCTCTCTGCGTCAGCCGCACTTAAGAGCCACCGGGCCGCCCGCCTTAGCGCATCGCGCGACGCCAGCGGCACCCTCCTCTCGCGCCGTTCACGTCGGCGCCTCTCTTTCGTGCGCTCTCCATACTCTGAAAGGTTCTTCTGTGAGCACCAGCACCAACGTCAAGATCTCCCTGATTCTGACCAGCCTCATGATCGTCGGCGTCATCGCCTTCATCATCGTCGCCATCGTGCAAGCGCCCTCTCCCGCCGCGGCGCCCGGCACCGACGAGGTCACACCGAGTGAATCTGTCCTCCAACCCGACACCCACATTCTCGATGACGCCGGCGAAGGCGCGGTGACCCTCGTCGAGTTCCTCGACTTCGAATGCGAGGCATGCGGCGCCTTCTATCCCGTCGTCGAAGAACTTCGCGAGGAGTTCGCAGGCGAAGTGACCTTCGCCTTCCGCTACTTCCCTCTACCGGGCCACGTCAACTCGACAACCGCAGCGCTCGCCGTCGAAGCGGCCGCGCAACAGGGCAAACTCGAAGAGATGTTCGCCCGTATGTACGAGACGCAGACCGAGTGGGGCGAATCGCAAGAGTCGAAGGCGGATCTCTTTCGCCAGTACGCCGACGAGCTTGGACTCGACCTGACTCAGTACGACGTGGACGTGGCTGCACCCGAGACACTGGAGCGGGTAAAGGCAGACTTCGAAGACGGCGTTTCGCTCGGAGTGCAGTCGACCCCGACGTTCTTCCTCAACGATCGGCCCGTGCAACTCACATCCTTTGATGACTTGCGAGCGGCAATCGAGGCAGAGCTCCAGCGATGACGATCAGGCGACGACTCTGATGATGCTCGTGACGACTCCGCTGGCACCGCCCGGGCTCGACGAGTTCCTGGGGCTGTCAACGACGTCATCGTTCGCTCTGCCAATCGCAGCGTTGACCGCTTCCGTGGTGTACATCATCGGTGCGATCTCGATGTGGGTTCGCGGCCGACGGTGGTCGGTCGCACGCACGGTATCTTTCGTTCTCGGATGTGCGGTGATCGCGGCAACGACGGGTTCAGGGCTTGAGGACTACAGCCAGGTGATGCTGTCGGTGTTCATGTTCGAGCAGCTGACATTGATGATGCTCGTGCCACCGCTTCTCGTGCTCGGCTCGCCCGGGCGCCTGCTGCTGCGCAGTTTGCCGCACCGAGGCGCGGGCAAAGTCGTGCTCGTGTCTTTCCTCTCTGTTCTCCGAAGCAGGCCAGCCCGGTGGGCGATGCATCCGGTGTTAAGCGTCGCTGTTTTTCTTCTGTTGTTCTATGGGCTCTACCTCGGCGAGCTTGTCGACCCGATTCTGGCCCTGCCGGCCGGACATGTGTCACTCGAAGTGGGGTTCCTTGTGGCGGGCATCGTGTTCACTCTCCCGATTCTCAGCGATGATCCCCTGCCGATTCGGATGTCGTACCCTGCACGCGCTCTCGATCTCGCCGCTGAAGTCGCTTTGCACGCGTTTTTCGGTGTTTTTCTCATGGTGAGCCCCACGCTCGTCACGGATGCTTTTGCGAGTCCACCGCCCTCACTCGGCATTGACCCTCTCGTCGATCAAGGCGTGGCAGGTGGCCTGGCGTGGTCATACGGTGAAGGCCCAACGGTTCTCATCCTGTTGTACATCCTCCATCGATGGTTCCGAGACGACACCGACAAGGCGGCAGCGGCGGATGCTCGCGCAGACCGGCACGGAGATGTCGACCTTGACGCCTACAACGAATACCTGGCGCGTCTGCGCAGCCGCGGTGGCTCGGATTCCCGTCCTGCCGGTGGACCCGGATGACACAGTCGTCGCGCGCGAATGAGCCTGGGGCCCTTCGCCGCATGGCCCTGGCTCCCGGTCTACTGGGCGCAATCGTAGCTATAGCTGGCGTCTTCGCCATCGGCCATGAGTTCTTTTTCGCCGTCAGTTTCGTGATCGCCGTGCTCGCGCTCATCGTCGGATGGTTTGCGGTTCAGTCGCGCCAGTGGTGGTGGTTTCCGCTTCCGGCCGTGATCGCTGTGGTGTGGAACCCGGTGATTCCCCTTGCACTGACGGATGCGGTCTGGTTGCCCCTGCAGTACGTGGCTGCCGCTGGGTTCATCGTCGCTGGTCTTGTCATTCGCGTGTCGGACGACGATCGGCAGTGAGCAGATCGCGGAAGTTGTTCTTGACGAGCTTCCGCCACTTGCGCTGACGATGCCGATAGAACATCTCCGCGTAACACCAATACAGAAGCGTGAATACACCAGCGTCGATCTCAATCGTGTCGGAGTAGCGCGACCCGTCGCCCTCCGGCTTGACCGCGATCAGGTGGTCCCACTTCTTCAACCCGATCTCACCATGCTCGCGTGACTGAATCGTCATCGAGCGGTCATCGACGCTCTCGATGAGGATTGTCCTGGTCCCCACCGGGATGATCGAGAACATGAAGCTTCGGCCGTCATACGCCGTTCCGGGAATCCAGGGGCCTCGGGTTATCCCATCGCGGGGCGAGAACTTGCCCATCGGTGCGATGACGTAATGAAGCAACTCTTTGCGCTTGACCGTGCTCCACACCGTGGTGGGACTCGCGTTGAGGAAGGTGGAGACGTGGACCTTCATCTGCGTGCCTCCGAAGTGTCGCGCGCGGCGGCGGTCTTTGCGCTGCCGGCGATCCGATCGATGATGATCTTGGCATCGGTGCCGACGCCACCGAGGAGGGCAGAGTTTCGTGAACGAAGCCATCCCAAGCCGAGGAAGTACAGCCCGCTGACGGTTTTGGACTGTCCACCCTTGTGTGAGGGCATGCCGTTCTGATCGAGAGCGTCCGGGATCTGCATCCATCCGTATTCAGCGGTATAGCCGGTGCAGTAGATGATCGTGTCGTACCTTCCACTCGTCTTGTCAGCGAAGAACACCGTTCCATCTGTCATGGACATCGCCGCAGGTTTCAGCTTGACGGCACCGCGCTGAAGGAGGCGCCTGAGGGATGTGCCGATGACTGGGTCTCCCCGTCGTCGAAGC
The sequence above is a segment of the Microcella humidisoli genome. Coding sequences within it:
- a CDS encoding DUF6804 family protein; protein product: MALAPGLLGAIVAIAGVFAIGHEFFFAVSFVIAVLALIVGWFAVQSRQWWWFPLPAVIAVVWNPVIPLALTDAVWLPLQYVAAAGFIVAGLVIRVSDDDRQ
- a CDS encoding vitamin K epoxide reductase family protein, whose amino-acid sequence is MEVQADARVKIDVRTWIPLSILLISGGAIGWLASTALLIERFRSLQYPQESLACDISPFVSCGALFDRWQASLLGFPNPVIGVAGFVAPIVVGLALLSGARFAPWFWRTVVLGLFGAWAFVTWLFVQSAFVIGVLCPYCLVVWAATIPLWWTTVVFTMAHGQWRGAATRTLGLALKPFVVAIIVANYALIVVTIVVRFPYVFVV
- a CDS encoding cytochrome c oxidase assembly protein; the protein is MMLVTTPLAPPGLDEFLGLSTTSSFALPIAALTASVVYIIGAISMWVRGRRWSVARTVSFVLGCAVIAATTGSGLEDYSQVMLSVFMFEQLTLMMLVPPLLVLGSPGRLLLRSLPHRGAGKVVLVSFLSVLRSRPARWAMHPVLSVAVFLLLFYGLYLGELVDPILALPAGHVSLEVGFLVAGIVFTLPILSDDPLPIRMSYPARALDLAAEVALHAFFGVFLMVSPTLVTDAFASPPPSLGIDPLVDQGVAGGLAWSYGEGPTVLILLYILHRWFRDDTDKAAAADARADRHGDVDLDAYNEYLARLRSRGGSDSRPAGGPG
- a CDS encoding bile acid:sodium symporter, which encodes MSIRRVISWWDSHQVALYLLAIAVGAIIGLVTPGVAPVLENATNPVLALLLFATFLGVPVIELGGAFRDWKFLSTVVVVNFVVVPIVVFGLSRFVEDDQGLFFGLLLVLLTPCVDYVIVFTGLARGSKARLLAATPLLMLLQILLLPLYLLLIAGPDLTGLVEIEPFVEAFLILIVIPLVGAAIVQAVARRYEIGRRIEAVMAAAMVPLMMVTLAVIIASQIAAVGSEALMLLKLLPLYAAFAIVMLLVGVGAGRVAKLDSPGTSSVIFSGVTRNSLVVLPLALALPEELAIVPLAVVTQTLVEIVVMVLLVRLVPALLRGSRSDALSGKTAH
- a CDS encoding DsbA family protein; translated protein: MSTSTNVKISLILTSLMIVGVIAFIIVAIVQAPSPAAAPGTDEVTPSESVLQPDTHILDDAGEGAVTLVEFLDFECEACGAFYPVVEELREEFAGEVTFAFRYFPLPGHVNSTTAALAVEAAAQQGKLEEMFARMYETQTEWGESQESKADLFRQYADELGLDLTQYDVDVAAPETLERVKADFEDGVSLGVQSTPTFFLNDRPVQLTSFDDLRAAIEAELQR